The following coding sequences lie in one Thermomicrobium sp. 4228-Ro genomic window:
- a CDS encoding LLM class flavin-dependent oxidoreductase, producing MTGHQLPPQPIRFGIGTGNRRPFQELLRQWQWIEELGFDTAWVVDHFMAADDEDTPYFEAWSLIAALGVQTRRLRFGVLVSGNTYRNPGLLAKMAVTIDHATNGRVELGIGAGWWEREHRAYSFPFPSTADRIAMLEEAIHVIDQLQRERRVTFHGRFYRFEDTPFEPKPVQKPRIPLIVGAFKPRMLRLAARYADIWNTRGEPEEVGPLADFVRRAAREAGRDPATLRCSVFTWRPPFESVEQFRRTALAYLEHGFTDLVFPIPPESHWSVLERCAREVIPELREQAARGRFTPTDRNSGR from the coding sequence ATGACCGGACACCAGCTTCCACCGCAGCCGATTCGCTTCGGCATCGGTACCGGGAATCGGCGTCCTTTCCAGGAACTCCTTCGCCAATGGCAGTGGATCGAGGAACTCGGCTTCGACACCGCGTGGGTGGTCGATCACTTCATGGCCGCCGACGATGAGGACACACCCTACTTCGAAGCGTGGTCCTTGATCGCTGCACTCGGCGTTCAGACCCGTCGCCTGCGCTTCGGCGTCCTGGTCAGCGGCAATACATACCGAAATCCCGGCCTCCTGGCGAAGATGGCGGTCACGATCGACCACGCGACGAACGGGCGGGTCGAGCTCGGGATCGGCGCTGGCTGGTGGGAACGCGAGCATCGGGCATACTCGTTCCCGTTCCCGAGTACGGCCGATCGCATCGCGATGCTCGAAGAAGCGATTCACGTTATCGACCAGCTCCAACGCGAGCGGCGAGTCACCTTCCACGGGCGCTTCTACCGCTTCGAGGACACGCCGTTCGAGCCGAAGCCGGTGCAAAAGCCACGCATCCCCTTGATCGTCGGTGCATTCAAGCCCCGGATGCTCCGGCTGGCCGCTCGCTACGCCGATATCTGGAACACGCGCGGTGAACCCGAGGAGGTCGGACCGCTCGCCGACTTCGTCCGGCGCGCAGCACGCGAGGCAGGCCGGGACCCGGCCACACTGCGCTGTTCCGTCTTCACCTGGCGCCCACCCTTCGAGAGCGTGGAGCAGTTCCGGCGTACCGCTCTCGCGTACCTGGAACACGGGTTCACCGATCTCGTCTTCCCGATACCACCCGAGTCGCACTGGTCGGTGCTGGAACGCTGTGCACGCGAGGTGATTCCGGAACTCCGGGAACAGGCAGCACGCGGCCGGTTCACGCCGACAGATAGAAATAGCGGGAGGTGA
- the mgtA gene encoding magnesium-translocating P-type ATPase — protein MANQYSNASQWQGLSDTEAAERLRRFGLNEPEVTQRPRALVTLARLFLDPLTIVLLIASGITAVLGEYVDASLIVTIVLASTTVNFLQSYRSQQALERLRSRIVPTATVLRDGRWREIPRRELVPGDIVKITAGDLVPADARLLEAVHLMVQQAALTGESVPVEKQAAPTAPVVADPNAPHMVFLGSSVVSGAGIAEVVSTGQATLFGNIVSRLAAPPPETAFQRGLRQFSLLITRTVTFLVLFVLAVTLAFGRPPLDSILFAVALAVGLTPEFLPMIVTIALAQGALRMARRRVLVKSLPAIENLGSVDIVCSDKTGTLTLGSMQLTYALSADGTDSPRPLLLGWVNARTQSGLTSPFDQALLAVAPPGIPELSKLDELPFDFERRRVTVAVRLGEEVLAVTKGAPEAVLPICVSYEDTSGIHPLDEAARQQALALFRQLSAQGYRVLAVAWRAWSPEQSLDRTAECDFVFAGLLAFADPPLPEATETIRQLAEDGVRVKILTGDNELVAAAVCRAVGLPAQRIVLGSELEHLDPLALERIAEEADVFARVTPAQKHRIVLALKARGHAVAFLGDGINDAPSLHAADVGISVANAVDIAREAADIVLLDRRLSTLHEGILEGRRAFANVMTFLLMETSSNFGNVFSMAGAAVLLPFLPMLPHQILLNNFLYDLAQVAIPRDRVDPELTASPRRWDIGFIRRAMLVLGPVSSLFDFLTFGVLLFLFRATEVVFHTGWFVESLVTQCLVVFVIRTARAPWRWLPSRSFALNVLAVVVVGLLLPYSPLARLLGFVPLPPAYLIVLAGAVTTYLALVEVTKRWLYRRYQAPHQRETVR, from the coding sequence ATGGCTAACCAGTACTCGAACGCTTCCCAGTGGCAGGGGCTGAGTGACACGGAGGCTGCCGAGCGTCTCCGACGATTCGGACTAAACGAACCGGAGGTGACGCAGCGGCCGCGAGCACTCGTGACTCTCGCACGCCTCTTCCTCGACCCTCTAACTATCGTTCTTTTGATCGCGAGCGGCATCACCGCGGTGCTCGGTGAGTATGTCGATGCCAGCCTGATCGTGACCATCGTCCTGGCCAGTACGACCGTCAACTTCCTCCAGTCGTACCGCTCGCAACAGGCACTCGAGCGCCTCCGCTCGCGCATCGTTCCCACCGCAACGGTCCTCCGCGATGGACGATGGCGGGAGATACCGCGACGCGAGCTCGTCCCTGGCGATATCGTCAAGATCACAGCCGGTGACCTCGTGCCAGCCGATGCTCGCTTGCTCGAGGCCGTCCACTTGATGGTCCAGCAAGCGGCACTCACCGGCGAGTCAGTGCCGGTCGAGAAGCAGGCCGCGCCAACAGCTCCAGTGGTAGCAGATCCGAACGCACCGCATATGGTCTTCCTCGGCTCGTCGGTCGTTTCCGGAGCAGGCATCGCCGAAGTCGTCTCGACCGGCCAGGCGACGTTGTTCGGGAATATTGTCAGCCGCTTGGCGGCGCCACCGCCGGAAACGGCTTTCCAGCGTGGTCTCCGGCAGTTCAGCCTCCTGATCACCCGCACTGTGACCTTCCTCGTGTTGTTCGTGCTCGCGGTCACGCTCGCCTTCGGCCGTCCCCCACTCGACTCGATCCTCTTCGCCGTTGCGCTCGCGGTCGGCCTCACCCCGGAGTTCCTCCCGATGATCGTCACGATCGCACTGGCTCAGGGCGCGCTCCGGATGGCCCGGCGGCGCGTTCTGGTCAAGTCGCTCCCGGCGATCGAGAACCTCGGCAGCGTCGACATCGTGTGTAGCGACAAGACCGGCACGCTCACGCTCGGCAGCATGCAACTCACGTACGCGCTGTCCGCCGACGGCACCGACTCGCCACGTCCGCTCCTGCTGGGGTGGGTCAACGCCCGGACCCAGTCGGGGCTCACCAGTCCGTTCGACCAGGCGCTCCTCGCAGTCGCACCTCCCGGCATACCGGAACTCAGCAAGCTCGACGAACTCCCGTTCGATTTCGAGCGCCGACGCGTCACAGTGGCAGTCCGGCTCGGCGAGGAAGTCCTCGCTGTGACCAAAGGGGCGCCAGAAGCGGTCCTCCCCATTTGCGTGAGCTACGAGGACACGAGCGGGATCCACCCGCTCGACGAGGCCGCACGGCAGCAAGCCCTCGCTCTGTTTCGTCAGCTGAGTGCTCAGGGGTACCGGGTTCTCGCTGTCGCTTGGCGTGCCTGGAGCCCGGAACAGTCGCTCGATCGAACCGCCGAGTGTGACTTCGTCTTCGCTGGGCTCCTCGCCTTCGCTGATCCGCCGCTACCGGAAGCGACCGAGACGATCCGGCAACTCGCTGAGGATGGTGTGCGGGTCAAGATCCTGACTGGCGACAATGAACTCGTCGCCGCCGCGGTCTGCCGCGCAGTCGGACTGCCCGCCCAGCGTATCGTCCTCGGGAGCGAACTCGAGCACCTCGATCCGCTGGCACTCGAGCGGATCGCCGAGGAAGCGGACGTCTTCGCCCGTGTCACGCCGGCACAGAAGCACCGGATCGTGCTGGCACTCAAGGCACGCGGTCACGCTGTCGCATTCCTCGGCGATGGCATCAACGATGCGCCCTCGCTGCACGCTGCCGACGTCGGTATCTCGGTCGCCAACGCAGTCGATATCGCTCGCGAGGCAGCTGACATCGTGCTCCTGGACCGGCGCTTATCGACGCTGCATGAGGGGATCCTGGAGGGCCGACGCGCCTTCGCCAACGTGATGACGTTCTTGCTCATGGAAACGAGTTCGAACTTCGGAAACGTCTTCAGCATGGCGGGTGCAGCTGTCTTGCTCCCCTTCCTGCCGATGCTGCCACACCAGATCCTGCTCAATAACTTTCTCTACGACCTCGCACAAGTTGCGATTCCACGCGACCGGGTCGATCCGGAACTCACCGCGTCGCCCCGGCGCTGGGACATCGGCTTCATCCGCCGCGCGATGCTCGTTCTCGGGCCCGTCAGCTCGCTCTTCGATTTCCTGACCTTCGGCGTGCTGCTCTTCCTCTTCCGGGCAACCGAGGTAGTCTTCCACACCGGTTGGTTCGTCGAGTCACTCGTGACGCAGTGCCTGGTCGTTTTCGTCATCCGAACGGCGCGGGCACCGTGGCGCTGGCTCCCGAGTCGATCGTTCGCACTGAACGTTCTGGCAGTGGTCGTCGTCGGTCTCTTGCTACCCTACAGCCCGCTCGCTCGACTGCTCGGGTTCGTGCCCCTACCACCGGCGTATCTTATCGTTCTCGCTGGCGCAGTCACCACGTACCTCGCGCTGGTCGAGGTCACCAAGCGTTGGCTCTACCGGCGCTACCAGGCGCCGCATCAGCGCGAGACGGTCCGGTGA
- a CDS encoding NAD(P)/FAD-dependent oxidoreductase, with protein sequence MRESAEAIVIGAGIVGASTAYWLTQFGLSDVLVLERAVPASGATGKSGALVRLHYPNPHETRLALESLRFFQEWEVRVGTPSPFVCTGFLQVVAPEDEQKLRANVAMQRALGAPVELVTAQEVAELEPWRDVAGLTVAAYEPESGYADPVAATLGLLHRVRQAGAKIRTGERVLAIEVEREQVIGVRTERGHIATGAVVLAVGPWANQLLAPLGLNYGLVPRRVQVAIFRWPSDLAPRHCCGIDTSVGMWYRPEGETSTLVGLEAGVVPADPDQYAETADAAFVPAARAAIARRYPELAHGIARGGWAGVVMQSPDGRPLIGPVPGYTGLFAMLGDSGTSFKTAPAVGRALAEWIVHGTPAQDLSPFRLTRFAEGQPWVDATDYARPHRTVSR encoded by the coding sequence ATGCGTGAGTCAGCAGAGGCTATCGTCATCGGGGCTGGTATCGTCGGTGCGAGTACTGCCTATTGGCTCACCCAGTTCGGTCTGTCGGACGTCCTCGTGTTGGAGCGAGCCGTGCCAGCGAGTGGCGCGACGGGGAAGTCCGGCGCGCTCGTCCGGCTGCACTACCCGAACCCACACGAGACGCGCTTGGCACTCGAGAGTCTTCGATTCTTCCAGGAGTGGGAGGTGCGGGTCGGAACGCCGTCGCCGTTCGTCTGTACGGGCTTTCTCCAGGTCGTCGCTCCGGAAGACGAGCAAAAGCTCCGGGCGAATGTGGCGATGCAGCGGGCGCTCGGCGCACCGGTCGAGCTGGTGACCGCGCAGGAGGTCGCTGAACTCGAACCCTGGCGCGACGTCGCAGGACTGACTGTGGCCGCCTATGAGCCGGAGAGTGGTTATGCTGACCCGGTTGCGGCGACGCTCGGTCTGCTGCACCGGGTACGGCAAGCGGGGGCGAAAATCCGTACCGGCGAGCGGGTGCTGGCGATCGAGGTCGAACGGGAGCAGGTCATCGGGGTCCGAACGGAACGGGGGCATATTGCAACTGGAGCCGTTGTCCTGGCAGTGGGGCCCTGGGCGAATCAGCTACTCGCGCCGCTCGGTCTGAACTACGGTCTGGTGCCCCGGCGGGTGCAGGTCGCCATCTTCCGCTGGCCGAGTGATCTCGCACCCCGGCACTGCTGCGGCATCGATACGAGTGTTGGCATGTGGTATCGGCCAGAGGGGGAGACAAGCACGCTGGTCGGACTGGAAGCCGGAGTCGTTCCTGCTGATCCGGACCAGTATGCCGAGACAGCGGACGCCGCGTTCGTGCCGGCGGCACGAGCAGCGATCGCTCGCCGGTACCCGGAGCTCGCGCACGGTATCGCTCGCGGGGGCTGGGCTGGTGTCGTGATGCAGAGTCCGGATGGCCGTCCTCTGATCGGGCCAGTTCCTGGTTACACCGGTCTCTTCGCCATGCTCGGCGATTCAGGCACCTCCTTCAAGACGGCCCCAGCTGTCGGACGAGCACTGGCCGAGTGGATCGTGCACGGTACACCAGCACAGGACCTCTCACCATTTCGGCTGACTCGCTTCGCGGAGGGGCAGCCTTGGGTCGATGCGACCGACTACGCTCGCCCTCACCGGACCGTCTCGCGCTGA
- a CDS encoding HAD family hydrolase, whose protein sequence is MAERIAAVVFDLDGVLVDSEALQLAAWQCYVERWEKKLPATLLPRLFGRRLVDAASIIVEELGLPVAPDEAARERDALFLASLPGNVRPMPGAHELITGLRERGMRLGLATSGHRRYVQLVLVELGLADAFAAVVTGDDVARGKPAPDCYRLAASRLGVSPAACIAIEDAPLGVAAARAAGLRCIAVPNAHTAHLDGFAAADTVLPGLDAVLPWLESNGWIA, encoded by the coding sequence ATGGCCGAACGGATCGCCGCCGTCGTCTTCGACCTCGACGGAGTGCTGGTCGATTCCGAGGCGCTCCAGCTCGCAGCCTGGCAATGCTACGTGGAACGGTGGGAGAAGAAGCTCCCGGCCACCCTTCTCCCCAGGTTGTTCGGCCGGCGTCTAGTCGATGCTGCCTCCATCATCGTCGAGGAACTCGGCCTGCCGGTCGCACCGGACGAGGCAGCTCGCGAACGCGATGCGCTGTTCCTAGCGAGCCTGCCCGGCAACGTGCGCCCGATGCCTGGTGCTCACGAGCTGATCACCGGGCTACGGGAGCGCGGCATGCGGCTCGGGCTGGCGACGAGTGGGCACCGCCGGTACGTCCAGCTCGTGCTGGTTGAGCTCGGGCTCGCCGATGCGTTCGCAGCGGTCGTGACCGGCGACGACGTCGCTCGGGGTAAACCGGCACCTGACTGTTACCGCCTCGCAGCTAGCCGACTGGGGGTATCCCCGGCCGCCTGCATCGCGATCGAGGACGCCCCGCTCGGAGTCGCCGCTGCGCGAGCAGCTGGACTCCGCTGTATCGCCGTCCCCAACGCGCACACCGCGCACCTCGACGGGTTCGCGGCAGCCGATACGGTGCTTCCGGGGCTGGACGCCGTGCTGCCCTGGCTGGAATCGAACGGCTGGATCGCCTGA
- a CDS encoding rod shape-determining protein yields MPKQLGIDLGTANVLVYVRGRGIVINEPSVVAISAKDGRVKAVGIEARNMLGREPRDTIEVVRPMRNGVIADYVVTQEMLRYFINKAVGRFSLIRPEVMISVPAGVTNVERRAVRDAALNAGARRAYLIAEPLAAAIGARIPIADPSGNMVIDIGGGTTEVAVISLNGIVVAKSVRIGGNHLDDAIAAYVKRKHNLRIGERTAEEIKIAIGSALPVEEDLVMEVRGRDEVTGLPRTIQLHANEVVEAIAEPLEAILATVRAVLEETPPELASDIIDKGMVLTGGGALLRNLDRLLTEVTGVPCFVADDPLSCVAIGTGLALEYFDVLRDSLEEL; encoded by the coding sequence GTGCCGAAGCAGCTGGGAATCGATTTGGGAACCGCGAACGTTCTCGTCTACGTGCGGGGTCGGGGTATCGTGATCAACGAGCCCTCGGTCGTCGCAATTTCTGCCAAGGACGGGCGGGTCAAGGCGGTCGGCATCGAAGCGCGCAACATGCTCGGACGCGAGCCGCGGGATACGATCGAAGTCGTTCGCCCGATGCGCAATGGCGTCATCGCCGATTACGTCGTGACCCAGGAGATGCTCCGCTACTTCATCAACAAAGCGGTCGGACGCTTTTCTTTGATCCGCCCGGAAGTGATGATCTCGGTTCCGGCTGGCGTCACGAACGTGGAACGCCGGGCGGTCCGCGACGCAGCGCTCAACGCTGGTGCGCGCCGGGCGTATCTGATCGCCGAGCCGCTCGCGGCGGCGATCGGTGCCCGCATCCCCATCGCTGATCCCAGTGGGAACATGGTGATCGACATCGGCGGTGGGACGACCGAAGTCGCCGTCATTTCGTTGAACGGCATCGTGGTCGCCAAATCGGTCCGGATCGGTGGCAATCACCTCGACGACGCGATCGCTGCCTACGTCAAACGCAAGCACAACCTGCGGATCGGCGAGCGGACGGCCGAGGAGATCAAGATCGCGATCGGGTCAGCCCTGCCGGTCGAAGAGGATCTGGTGATGGAAGTCCGGGGCCGTGACGAGGTAACCGGGCTTCCCCGGACGATCCAGCTGCACGCCAACGAGGTCGTGGAAGCGATCGCCGAACCGCTCGAGGCGATCCTGGCTACCGTGCGCGCTGTCCTCGAGGAGACACCACCGGAGCTGGCGTCCGACATCATCGACAAGGGCATGGTTCTGACCGGTGGGGGCGCACTCCTGCGCAATCTCGATCGCTTGCTCACCGAGGTGACCGGTGTCCCTTGTTTCGTCGCCGATGACCCGTTGAGTTGCGTGGCGATCGGTACGGGACTCGCACTCGAGTACTTCGACGTTCTCCGCGACAGCCTGGAAGAACTCTAA
- a CDS encoding thioredoxin family protein encodes MTLVAERWEQAMTPEEYIASMQQYREEFEANIARTRVMPGDWAAFGQEPLAILVITEDWCPDSVQFVPMVIALAQRIPTIEVRIVRRSEHQDLAGRYRRPDGSQAIPTFVVLDADLQELGFLIERPERAQEELQEALARFAREHTELEGIQRPWAEMPPDTRLAVRNFLKDWRDQQFDRWTRYLFEDLAEIAKSARTRAS; translated from the coding sequence ATGACCCTGGTTGCGGAGCGATGGGAACAGGCGATGACGCCTGAGGAGTACATCGCTTCGATGCAGCAGTACCGAGAGGAATTCGAGGCGAACATCGCGCGGACGCGCGTCATGCCAGGCGATTGGGCGGCCTTCGGCCAGGAGCCGCTCGCCATCCTCGTCATTACCGAGGACTGGTGCCCGGATTCCGTCCAGTTCGTGCCGATGGTCATCGCACTGGCCCAGCGCATCCCGACGATCGAGGTCCGCATCGTCCGCCGGAGCGAGCATCAGGATCTCGCTGGCCGGTACCGGCGCCCGGACGGTTCCCAGGCGATCCCGACCTTCGTCGTGCTCGATGCCGACCTGCAGGAACTCGGGTTTCTCATCGAGCGACCGGAACGCGCCCAGGAGGAATTGCAGGAAGCGCTCGCGCGCTTCGCCCGCGAACATACGGAACTCGAGGGCATCCAGCGCCCTTGGGCCGAAATGCCGCCGGACACGCGACTGGCCGTCAGAAATTTCCTGAAGGACTGGCGAGACCAGCAGTTCGATCGCTGGACACGCTACCTGTTCGAAGATCTCGCCGAGATCGCGAAATCGGCCCGGACGCGCGCATCCTGA
- a CDS encoding ADP-ribosylglycohydrolase family protein, whose product MVHETQPVDLLDRFLGCLLGMAIGDALGMPVAGLTPEEITARYGWHDQFVPLLAPDGSVEVPAGTFTDETELALCLIESAIGSGGYLDVAATGYRFLRLLEGPGAPFLDEPSRRALADAAEHGDFQRGVAGPGMATGSAAARAAPIGLLHALCRFNPELFVRDVLRATVITHAEPEVVNGALAVAYAVLLLVQGMTPPEVLVDEVVRFIDEDAVAQRLRRVASCPLPAGDPAAAATQLAMLGSSAAVDEVVASAFAAFVAAPDDFRQAIAIAVNAGGASDTRGAIAGALAGTHLGARALPSALVEALDGQPYLVMAARGLFQAAQQRAGRFLCLLVR is encoded by the coding sequence GTGGTGCACGAAACGCAGCCTGTCGATCTCCTCGACCGGTTCCTGGGTTGTCTCCTCGGCATGGCGATCGGCGACGCGCTGGGCATGCCGGTTGCCGGGCTCACGCCGGAAGAGATCACCGCTCGCTATGGTTGGCACGACCAGTTCGTCCCGCTTCTGGCGCCGGACGGGTCGGTTGAGGTTCCGGCTGGAACGTTCACCGACGAGACCGAACTCGCCCTCTGCCTCATCGAGAGTGCGATCGGTTCGGGTGGCTATCTCGACGTCGCGGCGACAGGTTACCGTTTCCTCCGGCTTCTCGAGGGGCCGGGAGCACCGTTCCTGGACGAGCCGTCACGCCGGGCGCTCGCCGATGCAGCTGAACACGGTGACTTCCAGCGCGGGGTGGCGGGCCCTGGCATGGCGACTGGGAGTGCCGCCGCCCGTGCCGCGCCGATCGGCCTCCTGCATGCGCTCTGCCGCTTCAATCCCGAACTCTTCGTCCGCGATGTCCTCCGCGCGACCGTGATCACGCATGCCGAACCTGAGGTCGTCAATGGAGCGCTCGCTGTAGCCTATGCAGTGCTCCTGCTCGTACAGGGCATGACACCGCCAGAGGTCCTCGTCGACGAGGTGGTGCGATTCATCGATGAAGATGCCGTCGCGCAGCGGTTGCGCCGGGTTGCCTCCTGTCCCTTGCCAGCGGGTGACCCGGCGGCTGCCGCGACACAGCTGGCGATGCTGGGTTCGTCAGCGGCGGTCGACGAAGTGGTCGCCAGCGCCTTCGCTGCCTTCGTCGCGGCACCGGACGACTTCCGGCAGGCCATCGCGATCGCCGTCAACGCGGGTGGCGCCAGCGATACCCGTGGAGCGATCGCCGGAGCCCTGGCCGGCACGCACCTCGGTGCGCGGGCACTTCCGTCAGCGCTCGTCGAAGCGCTCGATGGGCAACCGTACCTGGTGATGGCCGCGCGCGGACTCTTCCAGGCCGCCCAGCAACGGGCCGGCCGGTTCCTCTGCTTGCTGGTACGGTGA
- a CDS encoding cyclase family protein: MAIVDLSHPFDPAIPLFPGLPAPEIVEYRSREEMARAYAEGTTFVIHRYCFVGNAGTYLDAPYHRYADGLDLATLPLDRVADLPGLVVDARWRVARGALAIGPERFAGLDLSGSAVLVCTGWDRFWGSDRYLAANPYLTAEAAALLAERGAVLVGIDSWNIDDVADRRRPAHTILLRAGVPIVENLTGLDRLVGRRFRFHAAPIPIRSGSAVPVRAYAVLSETAAA; the protein is encoded by the coding sequence ATGGCCATCGTCGATCTCAGCCATCCCTTCGATCCGGCCATCCCACTGTTTCCTGGTCTGCCAGCTCCGGAAATCGTCGAGTACCGGAGTCGCGAGGAAATGGCGCGTGCGTACGCCGAGGGTACGACCTTCGTCATCCATCGCTACTGCTTCGTCGGCAATGCCGGTACGTACCTGGACGCTCCGTATCACCGGTATGCCGATGGTCTCGACCTCGCTACGCTGCCGCTCGATCGGGTGGCCGATCTTCCCGGTCTCGTCGTCGACGCGCGCTGGCGTGTCGCGCGTGGTGCGCTGGCGATCGGGCCGGAACGGTTCGCCGGTCTCGACCTGAGCGGATCGGCAGTACTGGTCTGCACCGGTTGGGACCGTTTCTGGGGAAGCGACAGATATCTCGCAGCCAACCCGTACCTCACCGCAGAGGCTGCGGCGTTGCTCGCCGAGCGTGGGGCCGTGCTGGTCGGGATCGACAGCTGGAACATCGATGATGTCGCCGACCGGCGACGTCCAGCCCACACCATCCTGCTTCGGGCTGGTGTCCCGATCGTCGAGAACTTGACCGGTCTCGATCGGCTGGTCGGTCGCCGCTTCCGCTTCCACGCTGCGCCGATCCCGATCCGCTCCGGCTCAGCGGTTCCTGTCCGGGCGTACGCGGTGCTCAGCGAGACGGCGGCAGCGTGA
- a CDS encoding NUDIX hydrolase: MPRIVSDLVDVYVFRRLPQRPSYDVQFLLLRRRADGPLGGTWHAVHGRILPEERAVDAAVRELLEQTGLVPQRLYSADYVSQFYDHASDAIVLAPAFAALVESRAAVRLSPAHDDFAWCDLEEAVARLLWTSQRWAVRHIHAVIACGGEEAEYYALT, encoded by the coding sequence ATGCCGCGGATCGTGAGCGATCTGGTGGATGTGTACGTGTTCCGGCGGCTTCCGCAGCGTCCATCGTACGATGTCCAGTTTCTCCTCTTGCGTCGTCGAGCCGATGGGCCACTGGGCGGGACCTGGCATGCCGTCCACGGCCGGATCTTACCGGAGGAGCGAGCCGTGGATGCCGCGGTGCGCGAACTCCTGGAGCAGACCGGACTGGTGCCGCAGCGACTGTACTCGGCCGATTATGTCTCGCAGTTCTACGATCACGCCAGTGACGCGATTGTGCTCGCGCCGGCCTTCGCGGCGCTCGTCGAGTCACGCGCGGCGGTTCGTCTCTCGCCGGCTCACGATGATTTCGCCTGGTGTGACCTGGAAGAAGCGGTGGCACGTCTCCTCTGGACCAGCCAGCGCTGGGCGGTGCGCCACATTCACGCCGTGATTGCCTGTGGCGGCGAGGAAGCCGAGTACTACGCCCTGACTTAG
- a CDS encoding DUF1326 domain-containing protein — protein MSWQRAGQMLEVCNCTLLCPCWLDMTAQPDRGWCGTAIWFDIERGTVDGLDLAGLES, from the coding sequence ATGTCGTGGCAACGTGCGGGACAGATGCTCGAGGTCTGCAACTGCACGCTTCTCTGTCCGTGCTGGTTGGACATGACTGCACAGCCGGATCGAGGGTGGTGCGGTACGGCTATCTGGTTCGATATCGAACGTGGGACCGTTGACGGCCTGGACCTCGCTGGACTCGAGTCGTGA